The following nucleotide sequence is from Fibrobacter sp. UWB13.
GCTATAAAGACCGCTTGTTTGAAACGGGATTACCCACAACGGTGACCGTTGCCGACAGTGTTCCGTTTTTAGATAAAATGTTTTACAATGAACTGACATCGATGATGGACATGTTTAATATCCGTCCGATGTTCTATATGTACAGCGAGGAAGGCGTAAGCCTCAAGCCGTTGCAAATGGATATTTATGAACCCGAGGGGGATGATGCTAAAAATAGGGCTGCCGTGTTGGTTTGTCATGGTGGCGCCTTTGTGGCAGGGACAAAGACTTCTTTTGACCAGAAGGCTGTTGCCTATGTTGACTCTCTTGCTGCACGTGGTTTTGTAACGGCGTCATTGGAGTACCGTCTAGGTGTTTTGATGTCGAATCAAAAACAGACATTTGTCATCGATAGTGTGGATTTTGCTCGTACCGTTTACAAAAGCGCTCAGGATGTGAATGCCGCTATCCGTTATTTGAGAGCGAATGCGAAATCTCTTCGTATTGATACGAATAAAATATATATACTCGGAAATAGCGCCGGCGCCTTGTTGGGGCTGGAGAATATCTATGCTCTCGGGGAAAAAGATTTTCCAAGCTATCTGTATGATGGAGCGCAATATATCAAGGAGTTTTCTGACGAACAAAGTGCGTATGTCTACGACACAATCCCGCTGGGCGGTCTAGATCGGTATGGACCTAAGGGAGTGGGCGGTGTTGCAAATGGAGTGGTGGCTCTTTGGGGGGCTGTGCATGATCCAGCAATTCTCAAGAATAGCAAGGTTCCCGTATTCTTAGCGCA
It contains:
- a CDS encoding carboxylesterase family protein, which codes for MKIKLYVAALLCSVYAFAADGVRYKDRLFETGLPTTVTVADSVPFLDKMFYNELTSMMDMFNIRPMFYMYSEEGVSLKPLQMDIYEPEGDDAKNRAAVLVCHGGAFVAGTKTSFDQKAVAYVDSLAARGFVTASLEYRLGVLMSNQKQTFVIDSVDFARTVYKSAQDVNAAIRYLRANAKSLRIDTNKIYILGNSAGALLGLENIYALGEKDFPSYLYDGAQYIKEFSDEQSAYVYDTIPLGGLDRYGPKGVGGVANGVVALWGAVHDPAILKNSKVPVFLAHGDSDYVMPYKVGYAMEQADKMLADNVPEKYSTIASAIHLEVHTPTLYGSSFIDSVLTKNKVYHEFYNPVGYGLKHEFYDATRTGKDGKEIVFADSVQNKAFDFLYRLAIDSIPEAGGLPISPLVAMAKSSKISMGEGNLSFTVVRGENVAYAVFDLKGKRVLSGRASKGETILLSNANSGVYFLHVQGENPRRVLIRK